Genomic segment of Pontibacter liquoris:
ATACAGTGGGATAACCCGCATTCTTCTCCCAGCCATACCCTTCAAACGCTTCTGCCAGCTGCGCCATTACCGCATCGCGGTGGGTTTTAGCCAGCACCGAGGCGGCGGCTATTGACAAATATTTGCCATCACCTTTCACTATGCAGGCGTGGGGTACTTGCTTATAAGGCTTAAACCGGTTTCCGTCGATTAGCAGGAACTCGGGCTGTTGCGCCAGCCGTTCGGCTGCCCGGTGCATGGCCAGGAAAGTAGCCTGTAAGATATTGATTTGGTCAATTTCGGCGGGCGTTGCCTCTCCTATAGCCCAGGCAACAGCATCCTGTAAGATATCTTCCCGCAGCTGCTCCCGCTGTTTTTTACTCAACAGCTTAGAGTCGGTCAGTAGGTTATGTCGGTAGTCGGCTGGCAGCACGACAGCCGCCGCCACAACCGGCCCAGCCAGGCAGCCCCGGCCTGCTTCATCGATGCCCGCCTCAAAAGTATAGCCGCTGTGGTTGGATAAAAGCATACGTATAAAATCTTTCCGCTAGTATAAAAAGAAAAGCCCGCTTGTCAAACGACAGCGGGCTTCCAGAAAGTTCATTAAAAGAATTAAAGCGCTTTATTCGTTGCAACCTCTGAGTTTGGCATAGGCCATACATAATCACTTGATGAAGGAGCAACCGCTGGCGCACTTATACCGCTTCCTACTTTCTCAGGGAAAGTTTGCAGGGTTCTGGTGATATCCAGTGATCTGAAGCCTTCGCCCAGCAACTCAATGCGTCTTTCTTTCAGAATTGTATTTACCAGTGCTTCCTGCGTAGCGATAGCCTCGACAGGAAAAACATACGTAGCATCAGCTCTGTGCCGAACAGCTGAGACCAGCTCAATAGCCTTTGGAAGGTCATTGGTTCTTGCTGCTGCCTCAGCATAATTCAACAGTACCTCAGCGTATCTGATAACCGGCACATAATCTGTAAACGGCGTAGGCTTACTAAACTTTTGCAGATACTTGTTTCCACCGGCCGTTACGATAAACTTAGTTTTTCTAGCATCTGTTTCTGGCCAGGCGGCATCGTTTACAATGCCAGCAGTGTTAAGGTAATACTCTCCGTTGCCGGTAGGGGCAGCATTGAAGTAGTATCCAAGCTGGTTCTGCGTTCCCGGAGCATCCAGATCAGACATAGGCATAGAGAAAACAGATTCCGTGGTAGTATAATTGGCAAAAGGAACTGCTACGTCTGCCTGCAATGCATGAGGCACCCCGGTAGGAGCTGAAAACGTAACCGTGCCCGCTACAATCTTTTGTGCCTCTTCCACTACTTTCGCATAGTTACCCATGTGCAGGTATACGCGGGTTTTTAGAGCTATTGCTGTATTCTTGTGGGCACGGGTTGTATTTAACAAGTCACTGCCATTTGTTAAAAGCAAACCAGCTTCAGCATCATTCAAATCGTTTAGGATTTGTGCGTAAACCTGGGCTACAGTGCTTCTTGCCAGATCATTATTCGCCGTAGATGTTTCTGCCTGCAAGCGCAATGGCAAACCCGGAGAGGCCCCATTATCAGCAGTAAAAGGCTTTGCATAAAGCGTAACCAGGCTATGGTAAGCAAGCGCTCTCAGGAACTTCGCTTCAGCCTGGTACTGGGTATAAAGCGCAGGGTCTATCTTGGCTTTGTTATCTTCCAGCCCTTGCAGAAAAACATTTATTCTGTTGATAGCTGCATAAGCCGAGCCCCAAAGGTTTTGCACTTCGTTTGTACCAGCCTGCACGTTCTGCTGCCACGTCTGAAGTCCGGTTACACCATTTGTAAGGCGGTTTATGTATTCTTCACCCCTGATCTCATTATAAACCAGTACTCTTCCGCCATAAAACTGGCCGTCTTTCATGGCATCATACAGGCCGTTTACCTGGCCTAATATTCTTGCAGGAGTATCGAAGGCATTTTTATCAGAAATAGATGTTTCCGGCACCGGATTTAGTAATTCTTCCGTATCGCAAGCCACGAAAGTTAATGGCAAAGCAAGAAAAGCCATTTTCAGCAGGTAGTGCTTGCGGGCTTTAATATTTATATTCTTCATTTTGAATCAAATTTAGATGTTAGAAACCAACGTTTACACCCACAGTGAATGTTCTGCCCTGCGGCACGGAGTTACGCTCTACACCTGGCGCAGTGTTAGAGTTACCATTGGTTGAGATTTCAGGATCAGCACCTGTGTATGGCGTAAGCACAAATGCATTGAATACCTGCGCATATACTCTGAAGGAACTGATACCAGCCTTACTAACCAGGGTAGTAGGGATTCTGTAACCTAAAGTAGCGGTCTGCAGCTTCAGGAAATCGGCCTTTTCTACGTTTTCTGAGATAACCATTGCAGAACCGTTCGATACGTTGTCCCCAAATACGACACGCGGGAAAGCGGTGCTTTTTGTTTCAGGCGTCCATCTGTCTAACACATCGGTATGGTTGTTCCAGAAACGCTGATCACGCAGACCGGCCTTGGTACCATTATAAATGTAGTTACCACCAGAGTATGTAAAGTTCAGACCAAGGTCAATGTTCCCATACTTGAAAGTGTTCTGGAAGCCTCCATACCAGGTCGGTAAGGCACTGCCTAATATTTTACCGTCACCAGCTGAAGTGATAGCAGGGGCTGTTGTTCCATCCAGGTATGTCCAGCGCGAAGCAGCAGGAGCAGCATGGTTGTACTGTACTTTTCTACCAGCCTTGTCGATAAAGATACGCTGTCCGTTTTCAGGGTTTACACCTGCCGTCTCAACACCATAAATGCTACCTACTGGCTCTCCGACACGGGTTACGTTCGTCATTTCAAGACCACCGGTAAAAGCAAAGAGGTCAGCGTTGCCAGCAGCCAGTGCCGTTACTTCATTTTTAATGGTTGTGAAGTTAAGGCTTGTGCTCCAGCTAAAGTTTCCTTTATCTATAGGAGTGGCGTTTACCGCTAATTCCAAACCGCGGTTATACAATGAGCCAACGTTTTGCAGAATTACGTTATTCGGGATGCCTTTCGAGGGTGCCTGTGGCGCATTCAGGATCAGACCATTAACGTTGTTGTTAAAGTAAGTAGCTTCAAACTGGATACGATCATTCAGGAAGCCCAGGTCCATGCCTATGTTCGTCTGCTCACTTGTTTCCCAGCTCAGCTCAGAATTACCAGCCTGGCTAAATACCAGTGTAGGTGATTCGGCATATAAGCCGGAGCTATACAGGAACATAGAGCCGTACGAATTAGGCAGGTTACCATTACCCACTCTACCCCAGCTTGCTCTCAGTTTTATGCTGTTGGCAATATCTGATAAACCTGAGTTTTTGTAGAATCCTTCCTCAGAAATGGCCCAGCCACCAGATACACCACCAAAGTTACCCCACTTATTGCCTTCTGCCAGTGTGGAGTTACCATCGCGACGGAAATTCAACGTCATGAAGTAACGCTTCGCATAATCATAATTGAAGCGGGCAAAACCAGAAACAAAGGCTCTTTCATCTATATAGTTACCAGAAGGCGCTATGTTTGTAAAATTACCTTGGTATTCGTTAAAGAAGTTATCCGCTACACCGAAGCGGTTAGCACCCCAGCCTGTTTTCTTGATTCCCTGAATATCAGAACCTACCAGGAAAGTAAGGTCATGTTTCTCACCTAAGGTCTTATGGATATTCAAAGTATTGATCGCGTTCCAGTTGTCCAGTCGCTGCACGGTGTTAGTGGCATTACTGTTCGGGAAACCGTCTCCGTGAAGTGGGTTCTGGAAAGAGATGCCCTCTACGGTTGTTCTATCGATAGCATAAGATGTTTTAAAATCAACGCCTTTTACTATCTGAACATTGGCACCAAAAGTACCGAATATACGGTCCGTCTCAGATGTGAACGAGCTCAGGTCCAGCAATGGGAGCGGGTTAGTGAAGCCACTCTGTGCCAGGTTAGCGCCTCTGCCCATTGTATTGTCAGGTCTGATATTGTAAGAACCATCTTCGTTCCGGGGCGCTACGTTTGGTGCTGTTACAATAGCAAGGCGACCTAAACCGCTTGTGTTGAAGGAAGAACCAGGAACAGAACCTGTATTGGGAGCAGAGTTAAAGCTGTTTACATAGTTTGCAGATGCATTTACCCGCAACCAATCAGTAAGTTTATGATCGATATTGAAACGAACAGCCTTTCGCTGGAAGTTATTCTTTTTGATAAAGCCATCTTGATCGGTAAGGTTTGCAGAGAAGAAGTATGTCGTTGCATCTGTTCCACCAGAAATACTCAGACTGTGGTTCTGAGAATAGGCTTTACGATAAACCTCGTCATACCACTTTGTATCTACCAGCGATCCGTCAGCATTGTAGGAAGGGAAGTATAGCGCCGAAGCGACAGCCGGATCCTCTGCTTTTCCACTTAGTATTTTCTGGTTCAGAACGGCTTCATTTTTGATCATCATGTACTCTTCCGCATTCAACAAATCGGGCAGTCTTGTTGCCGTAGTAACCCCGGCCCAGGCCTCGTAATTAACGCGTGGCTTACCGGATTTTCCTTTTTTAGTAGTGATCAATAGAACACCACCAGCTGCTCTGGAGCCATAAATAGCGGTAGAGGCTGCATCTTTCAGAATGTCAATAGACTCAATGTCAGCTGGGTTGATATCGCCTAACGCGTTGCTGGCTGCAGAGGTCGTAGAAACGTCGCCCGTGTTGATCGGAATACCGTCTACTACAACAAGCGGAAAAGAGCTCAGAGAGATAGAGTTCGTGCCACGAATACGGATAACAGGAGGGTTGTTAAGCACACCATTTGGCTGAATGATGTTAACACCGGCGGCTCTGCCACCTAGTGCCTGGTCAAAGCTTTGCACAGGCATTTCTTTTAGCTTTTCACCTGAAACAGAGGCAGCAGAACCCGTAAATTCTTGCTTTGTCTGAGTGCCGTAACCAACTACTATTACCTCCTGCAGTTGCTTCTGGTCTAAAGACATTGCTACGTTAATGGTGCTGGAATTGCCGATTGGGCGCTCGGCCGTTACATAGCCAATATAGCGAAACACCAGCGTACTTCCATTTGCAGGCACATTGATAGTATAAGAACCATCTGTTGCGGAGGCGGTTCCTACTGTAGTTCCTTTTACAATTACGGCAACGCCGGGCAATCCCTGCCCGGTAGTTTGATCGGTAACCTTTCCGGTTACTGTTTTACTCTGCGCGATTGCCTGTTGGATCAGGGCAAACATCAAAGCAAAACTGATGAGTAATAATTTTCTCATGTAGCTGTTTGTGGTTAAGGTGAGTTAAATAGTAATTAGTAATAGTGTTTGTTAAGAGTTAATAAAGGTGTTGGTTCGTTTTAAGCTTCTACAGGTCTGCTTTGGCAAAGGCAAAGTATGGCCAGGCTCCTTTTTTTCAGGAACAAAAAAATACCCAGCCCCGGGCAAACCCGAGCCAAGCATATTATCTTCTGCTTTTTTTGTATTGATTTAGTACAAACTATACTAACATACTGCTTTGCAACAGGCTATCAGAATAGCACTACAGATTGGCTGAAACTTAGGTATGTGCAACATTCATATCTGCCTTCTGCCGTCCCATATCCGCATTTCAATTGCCCAATAATATCGACTTAAAAGATCAAAAACAACTCCTGTTTAAAATATTTCAGAAAAAAGATGCCAGCAGATCCGGGCGCTATAACCTGCTTAATTTCAATGTTTAAACAGTAGGCAAGTTATTTTATGGCCCGGATGGCTCCAAAATTTTGAACAGTTTCTTAAACTGAGCACTTACTCACAGTAACTTTGGTCAGATTTTCTAATAATCAGAATAGTGCAATTTTATATCATCATACATCAACAGCCGGCACAGCCATATTTGCATCCTTGCCTTCAGCAGCGGTTTACAACATTATACCTTGGCAGCAGAAGCAAGCCCTTAGTAGCTTGTTAGGCCGATAATGGAGCCGGTAAGCACGCCGCCATTGTCTGGCAAATAAATACGCACTCTTCTATGTAGCTACTGTACTTTGCCCCTGCTGCAATTAAGCCGGTCAGTAGCAAAGCAATGTATAGGAGGCGTTGTGCTAAGTTGTGAAAGGAAGTAGAAATGGGTGTGGTAACCTGCGCCTGCTTGCTGAACACAAAAAAGGCAGGCTCAAAGGGAGCCTGCCTTTTAGGAAACAGCATGTTTTTTATAGTGCGTGTTTATTCGAAGCCGGTACTTCTGTGGCCATTTACATGATAGATGGTGCCGAATGGTGTCTCATCGTCGTTAAACGAAACATCGAACGAGATGCTGTCACGTTTTAGTCCGTTCACAGTAGCGGCATCCTTAAACACCTTTCCGTTGGCAATGGTCACCAGCGATTCATAGGCCTGGTTTGCCAGGTTCTCACCGGAAAAGGACAGGTCCGTCATATTCACGGGGGTCTGCACTTTATACTCCCAGAAAGTCCCGTTATCATCTACCCAAATCGCATCAGGCGTGTTGGCTGCCGTGTTATAGATCAGCACTTCCAGGTTTTCGGCCAGCACCTGCTGCCCGCCGGCACTATCGTCCGCCGTATAAGTTACGGTCCAGTCGCCGGACACCGGATAGGTGGCTGTGTATTCAATTTTCGGATCGTCCTCGTTGTCGCAAGCGGTACTTATACTTCCTAATGCCACTACTGCCAGTATAAATAAATATCTACGTTTCATATTCTTTTTCATCAAATGCGTGTACCTGTTTATTGCTTTTCCCAAAGTTTAACCTGATCGATCAGGGGCGGCGAAAACGTGGGCCTCGTCATCCTGAGATCCAGGTCACCGCTCGCTGTGCGTTTGCCATAGCCATAAATCGGCACCAGGCTTTCCTGTTGCGGAATATTCAGGTTTATGCCATCAGAAGTTAAAATAAACCCGTCCAGCACAACCGTACTTCCTCCTCCCCAGAAATTCGTGGCATAAAACACGCCATCTGCTATTTTGGTGACTGTGGAGGCCGGGGAAGTGCCGCTGATGTAGTCGCCTGACAAATCAACGCTGGGATCCGGGGCGGCATCGAGCACAAAAACATTCCGGGAGGAGGAACTGGAATACCCCTGGGAGTTTGTAGCAGTGTAGCTAAAGGTATAAATACCAGGCACATTGGGATCGAAGGCATTGGTATAACTCACCTCCGACGGATCGGTATGAGCGGGGTCGATGTAGGGGCTCCCCACCACCGAGGTGGTAACGGGCAACTCGGTTTCGCCTTCCAGGGCCTTTACACCCGGGTCCGTAAAGCTTTGGCCTTTCACCAGCACGATGTTTTGATCTCCCTCCAGCACAAAGGCAGGATAAGTCGTCACAAAAGAAACATGTGCTGTATCATCGTCTTTCTCGCAACTGGAGAGCATCCCGGACAGGAGCAGCAGAAAGGCTGGGAGCAGGTATCTGATTTCTATTTTCATTTTCTT
This window contains:
- a CDS encoding SusC/RagA family TonB-linked outer membrane protein; its protein translation is MRKLLLISFALMFALIQQAIAQSKTVTGKVTDQTTGQGLPGVAVIVKGTTVGTASATDGSYTINVPANGSTLVFRYIGYVTAERPIGNSSTINVAMSLDQKQLQEVIVVGYGTQTKQEFTGSAASVSGEKLKEMPVQSFDQALGGRAAGVNIIQPNGVLNNPPVIRIRGTNSISLSSFPLVVVDGIPINTGDVSTTSAASNALGDINPADIESIDILKDAASTAIYGSRAAGGVLLITTKKGKSGKPRVNYEAWAGVTTATRLPDLLNAEEYMMIKNEAVLNQKILSGKAEDPAVASALYFPSYNADGSLVDTKWYDEVYRKAYSQNHSLSISGGTDATTYFFSANLTDQDGFIKKNNFQRKAVRFNIDHKLTDWLRVNASANYVNSFNSAPNTGSVPGSSFNTSGLGRLAIVTAPNVAPRNEDGSYNIRPDNTMGRGANLAQSGFTNPLPLLDLSSFTSETDRIFGTFGANVQIVKGVDFKTSYAIDRTTVEGISFQNPLHGDGFPNSNATNTVQRLDNWNAINTLNIHKTLGEKHDLTFLVGSDIQGIKKTGWGANRFGVADNFFNEYQGNFTNIAPSGNYIDERAFVSGFARFNYDYAKRYFMTLNFRRDGNSTLAEGNKWGNFGGVSGGWAISEEGFYKNSGLSDIANSIKLRASWGRVGNGNLPNSYGSMFLYSSGLYAESPTLVFSQAGNSELSWETSEQTNIGMDLGFLNDRIQFEATYFNNNVNGLILNAPQAPSKGIPNNVILQNVGSLYNRGLELAVNATPIDKGNFSWSTSLNFTTIKNEVTALAAGNADLFAFTGGLEMTNVTRVGEPVGSIYGVETAGVNPENGQRIFIDKAGRKVQYNHAAPAASRWTYLDGTTAPAITSAGDGKILGSALPTWYGGFQNTFKYGNIDLGLNFTYSGGNYIYNGTKAGLRDQRFWNNHTDVLDRWTPETKSTAFPRVVFGDNVSNGSAMVISENVEKADFLKLQTATLGYRIPTTLVSKAGISSFRVYAQVFNAFVLTPYTGADPEISTNGNSNTAPGVERNSVPQGRTFTVGVNVGF
- a CDS encoding lipid-binding protein — its product is MKRRYLFILAVVALGSISTACDNEDDPKIEYTATYPVSGDWTVTYTADDSAGGQQVLAENLEVLIYNTAANTPDAIWVDDNGTFWEYKVQTPVNMTDLSFSGENLANQAYESLVTIANGKVFKDAATVNGLKRDSISFDVSFNDDETPFGTIYHVNGHRSTGFE
- a CDS encoding ribonuclease HII — encoded protein: MLLSNHSGYTFEAGIDEAGRGCLAGPVVAAAVVLPADYRHNLLTDSKLLSKKQREQLREDILQDAVAWAIGEATPAEIDQINILQATFLAMHRAAERLAQQPEFLLIDGNRFKPYKQVPHACIVKGDGKYLSIAAASVLAKTHRDAVMAQLAEAFEGYGWEKNAGYPTVWHREAIARQGTTVHHRLSFTLLPERATIL
- a CDS encoding immunoglobulin-like domain-containing protein, translating into MKIEIRYLLPAFLLLLSGMLSSCEKDDDTAHVSFVTTYPAFVLEGDQNIVLVKGQSFTDPGVKALEGETELPVTTSVVGSPYIDPAHTDPSEVSYTNAFDPNVPGIYTFSYTATNSQGYSSSSSRNVFVLDAAPDPSVDLSGDYISGTSPASTVTKIADGVFYATNFWGGGSTVVLDGFILTSDGINLNIPQQESLVPIYGYGKRTASGDLDLRMTRPTFSPPLIDQVKLWEKQ
- a CDS encoding RagB/SusD family nutrient uptake outer membrane protein, whose product is MKNINIKARKHYLLKMAFLALPLTFVACDTEELLNPVPETSISDKNAFDTPARILGQVNGLYDAMKDGQFYGGRVLVYNEIRGEEYINRLTNGVTGLQTWQQNVQAGTNEVQNLWGSAYAAINRINVFLQGLEDNKAKIDPALYTQYQAEAKFLRALAYHSLVTLYAKPFTADNGASPGLPLRLQAETSTANNDLARSTVAQVYAQILNDLNDAEAGLLLTNGSDLLNTTRAHKNTAIALKTRVYLHMGNYAKVVEEAQKIVAGTVTFSAPTGVPHALQADVAVPFANYTTTESVFSMPMSDLDAPGTQNQLGYYFNAAPTGNGEYYLNTAGIVNDAAWPETDARKTKFIVTAGGNKYLQKFSKPTPFTDYVPVIRYAEVLLNYAEAAARTNDLPKAIELVSAVRHRADATYVFPVEAIATQEALVNTILKERRIELLGEGFRSLDITRTLQTFPEKVGSGISAPAVAPSSSDYVWPMPNSEVATNKAL